The following coding sequences lie in one Flavobacterium sp. 20NA77.7 genomic window:
- a CDS encoding alpha/beta fold hydrolase, which yields MKTTTFKNTKIAYTDKGKGTAVVLLHGFLENSTMWNYLAPVLEIKYRVVCIDLLGHGQTDNLGYMHTMEDMADAVHFVLHELKIRKSVFIGHSMGGYVALAFAELFPEMMKGLLLLNSTSRADSDERIANRTRAIKAVKQNYVAAVRMSIANLFSEENREKLTNEIEWVRNEALKTPLQGIIAAQEGMKTRKDREVILHFAPYPITLVLGKKDPVLAYAENIEQIKDTAVKLITLNDGHMSHIENKKEVEQLVLSFLKEL from the coding sequence AAAGGAACGGCAGTGGTCTTGTTACATGGCTTTCTAGAAAATAGCACCATGTGGAATTACTTAGCGCCTGTGTTAGAAATAAAATATCGTGTAGTTTGTATCGATTTATTAGGTCATGGACAAACCGACAATCTAGGTTATATGCATACCATGGAAGACATGGCCGATGCTGTTCATTTTGTACTGCACGAATTAAAAATTAGAAAATCAGTATTCATTGGACATTCTATGGGGGGCTATGTAGCCTTAGCATTTGCAGAACTATTCCCCGAAATGATGAAAGGGTTGCTGTTGCTAAATTCCACCTCAAGAGCAGATAGCGATGAACGTATAGCAAATAGAACGCGCGCTATTAAGGCTGTTAAGCAAAACTATGTTGCGGCTGTAAGAATGTCAATTGCTAATTTGTTTAGTGAAGAAAACAGAGAAAAGCTAACTAACGAAATTGAGTGGGTAAGAAACGAAGCACTAAAAACTCCTTTACAAGGAATAATTGCTGCTCAAGAAGGAATGAAAACAAGAAAAGATAGAGAAGTTATTTTGCATTTTGCCCCTTACCCTATTACGCTTGTGCTTGGAAAAAAAGACCCTGTACTTGCGTATGCTGAAAACATCGAACAAATTAAAGATACAGCTGTTAAATTAATTACATTAAACGATGGACATATGAGTCATATTGAAAACAAAAAAGAAGTTGAACAATTGGTACTCAGTTTTTTAAAAGAACTATAA